The following proteins are encoded in a genomic region of Leptospira yasudae:
- the ahcY gene encoding adenosylhomocysteinase: protein MSATTQEKGLSYKVKDLSQAEWGRQEIILAEKEMPGLMALRQEYKGKKPLAGARIAGSLHMTIQTAVLIETLTELGAEVRWSSCNIFSTQDHAAAAIAKAGIPVFAWKGETEEEYWWCIEQTIFFGEKGPNMILDDGGDLTAYIHEKYPQLLSEIRGISEETTTGVKSLYKLLKKGELKVPAFNVNDSVTKSKFDNLYGCRESLADGIKRATDVMLAGKVALVCGFGDVGKGSAASLRNFGSRVIVTEIDPICALQASMEGYQVLRVEDIIEQVDIVVTATGNDDIITLEHMKAMKDGAILCNIGHFDTEIQMSRLNGEKGVTKKEIKPQVDKYTFPDGKSIIVLAEGRLVNLGCATGHPSFVMSCSFTNQVLAQIELYNNKYELGVYTLPKHLDEKVAALHLEQLGVRLTKLNQKQADYLGVPVDGPFKPEHYRY, encoded by the coding sequence ATGTCCGCAACAACACAGGAAAAAGGCTTAAGCTATAAAGTAAAAGATCTCTCCCAGGCAGAGTGGGGAAGACAAGAGATCATTCTGGCCGAAAAAGAAATGCCGGGTCTTATGGCTTTAAGACAAGAATACAAAGGTAAAAAACCTTTGGCGGGTGCGAGAATCGCTGGATCTCTTCACATGACGATTCAGACCGCGGTTCTGATCGAAACCCTGACGGAATTGGGAGCGGAGGTTCGCTGGTCTTCTTGCAATATCTTCTCCACCCAAGATCACGCTGCGGCTGCGATCGCAAAAGCGGGAATTCCCGTTTTCGCATGGAAAGGTGAAACGGAAGAAGAATACTGGTGGTGTATCGAGCAGACCATCTTCTTCGGAGAAAAAGGACCGAACATGATCCTCGACGACGGGGGAGATCTTACCGCTTACATCCACGAGAAATATCCTCAATTGTTAAGCGAAATCCGCGGTATCTCCGAAGAGACCACTACGGGCGTTAAGAGTCTTTACAAACTCCTCAAAAAAGGAGAATTGAAAGTTCCTGCGTTCAACGTAAACGATTCCGTCACTAAGTCCAAGTTCGACAACCTCTACGGATGCCGCGAGTCTCTCGCAGACGGTATCAAAAGAGCGACCGACGTTATGCTCGCCGGAAAAGTGGCTCTCGTTTGCGGTTTCGGAGACGTTGGTAAAGGATCCGCCGCTTCTCTTCGCAACTTCGGTTCCAGAGTGATCGTAACCGAAATCGATCCGATCTGCGCTTTGCAAGCTTCTATGGAAGGATATCAAGTTCTTCGCGTGGAAGACATCATAGAACAAGTGGATATCGTGGTAACCGCAACCGGAAACGACGACATCATCACTCTCGAACACATGAAAGCGATGAAAGACGGAGCGATTCTCTGTAACATCGGACACTTCGACACGGAAATCCAAATGTCCAGATTGAACGGAGAAAAAGGCGTAACCAAAAAGGAAATCAAACCTCAGGTTGATAAATACACTTTCCCGGACGGTAAATCCATCATCGTTCTCGCGGAAGGACGTCTTGTAAACCTCGGTTGTGCAACCGGTCACCCTTCTTTCGTGATGTCTTGTTCTTTCACGAATCAGGTATTGGCTCAGATCGAACTTTACAACAACAAATACGAGTTGGGAGTCTACACTCTTCCGAAACATTTGGACGAGAAAGTCGCCGCTCTTCACCTCGAGCAGTTGGGAGTTCGTTTAACAAAACTGAACCAAAAACAAGCCGACTATTTGGGAGTTCCGGTCGACGGACCTTTCAAACCGGAGCATTACAGATACTAA
- a CDS encoding indolepyruvate ferredoxin oxidoreductase subunit alpha, translated as MAYVVAEPCRHCKYTYCAAVCPVEAFREGSDCLYIDPSVCIDCNKCRPECPVEAIYPDYEVPSVWHGWIAENAVRSKHSPVILDVKVPLKKEGCINPEY; from the coding sequence ATGGCCTATGTAGTCGCGGAACCCTGCAGGCATTGTAAATACACATACTGTGCCGCTGTTTGTCCGGTGGAGGCCTTTCGGGAAGGAAGCGATTGTCTTTACATCGATCCTTCCGTCTGCATCGATTGCAACAAATGCAGACCGGAATGTCCTGTGGAAGCGATCTACCCTGACTACGAAGTTCCTTCCGTGTGGCACGGATGGATTGCGGAGAATGCGGTACGATCGAAACATTCTCCCGTGATTTTGGATGTGAAAGTTCCTTTGAAAAAAGAGGGATGTATCAATCCGGAATATTAG
- a CDS encoding ArsR/SmtB family transcription factor has translation METLEARVYSGTSPKQILSALKALSDETRVRILHILSLSPLNVQEITEVLRMGQSRVSRHLKILTDAGFLIPEREGSWVYYRIPEEKKEPDFASEVTELLLSHKDDLPFRTPDQLQISEILSRRDQKNTFYFNNVAQDWESIQKDVLDPALYRKKILSYLPNSSSVIYDLGCGPGGLIPYLLTKSDQVIGVDSSPKMVEEAQVAFAGNSHVSLIHSQLENVASSATRSADAVVASMVLHHLSNPPAVIREIYKILKPGGVFCLVDLKKHNQEFMRDNFSDLWLGFDYSLLQDWLELSGFTITAHEEFDTGNVFKILIIQATKKED, from the coding sequence ATGGAGACTTTAGAAGCCAGAGTTTATTCGGGAACCAGCCCGAAACAGATTCTCTCCGCGCTCAAAGCGCTCTCGGACGAAACGAGAGTTCGAATTCTCCATATTCTATCTCTATCCCCTTTGAACGTACAAGAAATCACGGAAGTTTTGAGAATGGGTCAGTCACGCGTCTCCCGACATCTCAAAATTTTAACCGACGCGGGCTTTCTGATTCCGGAGCGGGAAGGTTCTTGGGTTTATTACCGGATTCCGGAAGAAAAGAAAGAACCCGATTTCGCTTCGGAAGTCACCGAACTTCTTCTTTCGCATAAGGACGATCTTCCGTTTCGAACTCCGGACCAACTTCAGATTTCGGAAATCCTTTCCAGAAGAGATCAGAAAAACACATTCTATTTTAATAATGTAGCTCAGGATTGGGAATCCATTCAGAAGGATGTACTCGATCCCGCCTTGTATCGCAAAAAAATTCTTTCCTATCTGCCGAATTCGTCTTCCGTGATCTACGATCTAGGTTGCGGACCGGGCGGTTTGATTCCGTATCTTCTTACCAAATCCGATCAAGTGATCGGGGTGGATTCTTCCCCGAAAATGGTGGAAGAGGCGCAAGTCGCATTCGCCGGAAATTCTCACGTATCCCTGATTCATTCTCAACTGGAGAATGTGGCTTCTTCCGCGACTCGATCCGCGGATGCGGTGGTCGCTTCGATGGTGCTTCATCACCTTTCCAATCCTCCGGCGGTTATTCGTGAAATTTATAAAATTCTAAAGCCCGGCGGCGTGTTCTGTCTTGTGGATTTGAAAAAACACAATCAGGAATTCATGCGGGATAATTTTTCCGATCTTTGGCTGGGCTTCGATTATTCTCTTCTTCAGGATTGGCTGGAACTTTCGGGTTTCACCATTACGGCTCACGAAGAATTCGATACCGGTAACGTTTTCAAAATTTTGATCATTCAAGCAACGAAAAAGGAGGACTAG